The Podarcis muralis chromosome 10, rPodMur119.hap1.1, whole genome shotgun sequence genome includes a region encoding these proteins:
- the LOC144329031 gene encoding uncharacterized protein LOC144329031, translating to MSAQGNQVNATVSGGTQGNQEESQPFIIPSNPQALAQFFAAFQEFYKQSRPAGQVTPVPGAAAPMTVATVTAAPTAVAPVIAVPVTTVTGPNAPMAFSQDYIPDTQPKEVVLPSTSAPTVAVLTAAKEEAARLKKNTRTQSASSGKSKGGERGGRKGKASAQSSMAANPQKDPGVPSLFQIPPLQAAPAEAASESTSDEAAQGQQTVQANCVPEQATPEVPSRKRKEKRKHTSKKSKKSRRSESEDDSGTSSSSDSDSDAPREEYWGHGEDCVGLPSWAHERRANSYRRTFNGTLEWKDGALVPDVKTSTHLSTDFIVGNHLSQRKRDKILNGDFIDIFRLLPPAKLTGKGEKRRSYGKRRYRTPRAERTFDNWLDGFQVFMGVVSAAYPKRAMHLIAYLAHVRRARELAGDTAALNYDEDFRRNASLLSSTRWDLRDQNYWSEHVGPYVDKKHQDSSKSWKTAVRQKRLCWEFNKGVCVRPVCKYSHECEKCLGNHPATACLKGRQPFRGGRGSYNQGPRGGHGAPFGPQGNRQ from the coding sequence ATGTCGGCTCAAGGTAACCAGGTAAATGCCACTGTATCTGGGGGGACCCAAGGGAACCAGGAGGAGTCGCAACCATTTATAATACCTAGTAACCCACAGGCTTTGGCTCAGTTTTTCGCAGCTTTTCAGGAATTTTATAAACAAAGCAGGCCTGCAGGCCAAGTAACACCTGTGCCAGGGGCAGCAGCGCCAATGACAGTCGCAACAGTGACAGCAGCGCCAACGGCAGTTGCACCAGTAATAGCGGTGCCAGTTACAACCGTGACGGGGCCGAATGCACCAATGGCGTTCTCCCAGGATTACATCCCAGACACTCAACCTAAGGAGGTAGTACTGCCCAGTACCTCCGCACCCACTGTGGCTGTGCTGACGGCAGCCAAAGAAGAAGCAGCCCGGCTTAAGAAAAATACCCGCACTCAGTCGGCGTCCTCAGGCAAGTCAAAAGGGGGCGAGAGGGGTGGCAGGAAGGGCAAGGCTAGTGCTCAAAGTTCCATGGCTGCTAACCCGCAAAAGGACCCAGGTGTCCCTAGTCTCTTTCAGATCCCACCTCTGCAGGCGGCACCAGCCGAGGCCGCTTCAGAATCCACTTCGGACGAGGCAGCGCAGGGTCAACAGACAGTACAGGCAAACTGCGTACCGGAACAAGCCACCCCAGAGGTCCCTTccaggaagaggaaagaaaaaaggaaacacacGTCGAAGAAGAGTAAGAAGAGTAGGCGGTCGGAATCTGAGGATGATTCAGGTACTTCTTCCTCATCCGATTCTGATAGCGATGCTCCTAGGGAGGAGTATTGGGGACATGGGGAGGATTGCGTGGGTCTTCCTTCATGGGCGCATGAAAGGAGGGCCAATTCCTACCGTAGGACCTTCAATGGGACCCTTGAATGGAAGGATGGCGCTCTGGTACCCGATGTTAAAACCTCCACTCACCTGTCAACAGATTTCATTGTAGGTAACCATTTGTCTCAAAGGAAGAGGGACAAAATCCTCAATGGGGACTTTATTGACATATTCAGATTGTTGCCCCCGGCTAAGCTGACAGGTAAAGGCGAAAAGAGGCGCAGTTACGGGAAGCGCAGGTACAGAACTCCAAGAGCCGAGCGTACCTTTGACAATTGGCTTGATGGGTTCCAGGTATTCATGGGTGTGGTCAGCGCCGCTTACCCAAAACGGGCGATGCATTTGATTGCCTACTTAGCACACGTTAGGAGGGCACGGGAATTAGCCGGTGATACCGCTGCTTTGAATTATGATGAGGATTTTCGTAGAAATGCTTCATTGTTATCCTCCACGCGCTGGGACCTCAGGGACCAGAATTATTGGTCAGAGCATGTGGGCCCCTACGTTgacaagaaacaccaggactcaTCAAAATCTTGGAAGACCGCTGTGAGACAGAAGCGTCTATGCTGGGAATTTAATAAAGGGGTTTGTGTGAGGCCTGTCTGTAAGTACAGCCATGAATGTGAAAAATGCCTGGGTAACCACCCAGCCACTGCCTGCCTTAAAGGGAGGCAGCCCTTTCGGGGTGGAAGAGGTTCTTACAACCAGGGACCCAGAGGTGGTCACGGAGCCCCTTTTGGGCCTCAAGGGAACAGGCAGTAA